From the Paenibacillus sp. FSL H8-0548 genome, one window contains:
- a CDS encoding trypsin-like peptidase domain-containing protein, with translation MSLFDDDFYSTKVSKRAARESRKKDLAFPYRRFPFKWTNVRIAVVSSMTSAVVATLLFGVVFGGGPSIGTGRSKAVSSGILAVDPMERPIQASAKVRPAVVSVINQQMYALGIGKGAALPKGTEESGILREAGIGSGVIISKKDGKATIITNYHVIDEAAAVKVVLMSGETRDARIVGKDQITDLAVLEIDAKGIDVVAEIGDSSTLRAAEYIIAIGNPLGLGESVTTGSVSKTTQIVPVSLNQDGVYDWEQEVIQIDASINQGNSGGPLIDLNGRVVGINSMKIADLGVEGIGFAIPINLAMPIVDSLIKLGYVPRPYLGVYTMDLEQYWQQQDFEDAFGNALEEDGLPDAKAEDEDDLEGGGVPLKLPDEVYDGVIVLEAVGPAKDAGLLFNDVIVKLDGQSIGSTIDLRKYLYTKKNIGDAIEISYYRDGKLKIANFKLGEKEAEE, from the coding sequence ATGAGCCTGTTCGACGACGATTTTTATTCGACTAAAGTATCCAAGCGTGCTGCTCGCGAGAGCAGAAAGAAGGACTTGGCTTTTCCATATAGAAGATTCCCATTTAAGTGGACAAATGTTCGCATAGCGGTTGTTTCATCCATGACAAGTGCAGTTGTTGCAACGCTGTTGTTCGGCGTTGTTTTTGGCGGAGGGCCCAGCATAGGCACCGGAAGATCCAAAGCTGTGTCAAGCGGCATATTGGCGGTTGATCCTATGGAGCGACCGATTCAGGCGTCTGCAAAAGTGCGTCCAGCAGTGGTAAGCGTCATTAATCAGCAAATGTACGCCCTTGGTATTGGAAAAGGTGCTGCGCTGCCCAAGGGGACCGAGGAATCGGGTATTTTGCGGGAGGCTGGTATTGGCTCGGGTGTAATTATAAGCAAGAAGGATGGAAAAGCGACTATTATTACCAATTATCATGTTATTGATGAGGCTGCAGCTGTAAAGGTTGTGCTGATGAGCGGAGAGACGCGTGATGCGCGGATTGTAGGCAAGGATCAGATTACAGATCTTGCCGTGCTTGAAATCGATGCTAAGGGTATTGATGTTGTCGCTGAGATTGGAGATTCCTCTACTCTTCGCGCTGCTGAATATATTATTGCAATCGGCAACCCTCTCGGACTTGGAGAATCGGTTACGACAGGAAGTGTAAGCAAGACGACACAAATTGTGCCGGTATCGCTTAATCAGGATGGTGTGTACGACTGGGAGCAAGAGGTTATTCAGATCGATGCTTCGATTAATCAAGGCAACAGCGGCGGTCCGCTCATTGATTTGAACGGCAGGGTCGTCGGAATAAACAGCATGAAAATAGCAGATTTAGGCGTTGAAGGGATTGGTTTTGCCATTCCAATCAATCTGGCCATGCCAATCGTGGATAGTTTAATTAAGCTTGGTTATGTGCCGCGTCCGTATCTTGGCGTCTACACGATGGATCTGGAGCAGTACTGGCAGCAGCAGGACTTTGAGGATGCATTCGGAAATGCGCTCGAGGAGGATGGTCTGCCGGATGCTAAGGCTGAGGATGAAGACGATCTGGAAGGCGGAGGAGTACCTCTAAAGCTACCAGATGAAGTATATGACGGTGTTATCGTGCTTGAAGCGGTAGGACCTGCTAAGGATGCTGGCTTACTGTTTAATGATGTCATCGTGAAGCTGGATGGTCAATCGATTGGCAGCACGATCGATCTTCGTAAATATTTGTACACGAAAAAAAATATTGGCGATGCTATCGAAATTAGCTATTACCGCGATGGAAAGCTAAAGATTGCCAATTTCAAGCTTGGCGAGAAGGAAGCTGAGGAATAG